From one Gadus morhua chromosome 8, gadMor3.0, whole genome shotgun sequence genomic stretch:
- the gdf15 gene encoding bone morphogenetic protein 2: MPSLLQPHCLPLAVCALLSCSLPRPAHTWPLPAQDGAPDVGRKGLGDAARRLLLESVKAGILSSLGTERELRPAVRASDQELRRMYGLYRETLRLLRGNTSEPIREVQAFRKRRLTVLFPETVEPVRVIPPESGQRIQWYRAVFNKDLNTHTDLTLVRAKLKISNWQSEAGLPKTRQEVRVKVHRKGLPNTTVWMTSATSNATAEHRRSLTFDLRAQVEKWLGRISKDHEDQHRHPLVVEVGLEAGEGESPKTAPSVALEIGLVEPRGGAGRPKRSRRLPRSNKEDVCSEQGWCCRKSLSVSFKDIGWSDWVVAPEAYTMHYCDGSCPHNYKPAGMHTQVKSRLSQLTKGALQGPCCVPAAYEPLVLMHYDSRGLLTLTPFPDLIVTTCHCA, encoded by the exons ATGCCGAGCCTACTGCAGCCACACTGCCTGCCTCTGGCTGTCTGCGCCCTGCTGTCCTGCTCCCTGCCTCGCCCGGCCCACACTTGGCCTCTGCCGGCCCAGGACGGGGCACCGGACGTGGGCAGGAAAGGTCTCGGAGACGCGGCCAGGCGTCTCCTCCTGGAGTCGGTGAAGGCAGGGATCCTGAGCTCGCTGGGTACGGAGAGGGAGCTCCGGCCGGCGGTTAGAGCCTCCGATCAGGAGCTGAGGAGAATGTACGGGCTCTACAGGGAGACGCTGAGGCTTCTGAGGGGCAACACGAGTGAGCCGATCAGGGAAGTCCAGGCTTTTAGGAAGAGACGGTTGACTGTGCTGTTCCCAGAAACAG TAGAACCAGTAAGAGTTATTCCACCTGAGTCAGGCCAACGCATACAGTGGTACAGAGCCGTTTTCAATAAAGACCTCAACACCCACACCGATCTGACATTGGTTCGAGCCAAGCTGAAGATTTCCAATTGGCAATCGGAAGCCGGCCTGCCAAAGACCAGACAGGAGGTCCGTGTTAAGGTGCACAGAAAGGGGCTTCCCAACACCACGGTCTGGATGACCAGCGCCACATCCAATGCCACCGCAGAGCACCGCCGcagcctgacctttgacctccgaGCTCAAGTGGAGAAATGGTTGGGAAGAATCAGCAAGGACCACGAGGACCAACACCGCCACCCGTTGGTGGTCGAGGTGGGGTtggaggccggcgaaggcgagaGCCCGAAAACGGCGCCGTCGGTCGCTTTGGAAATAGGCCTGGTGGAGCCCAGAGGGGGAGCGGGCCGGCCCAAAAGGTCGAGGAGGCTGCCCCGCTCCAACAAGGAGGACGTCTGCAGCGAGCAGGGCTGGTGCTGCCGCAAGTCCCTCAGCGTGTCCTTCAAGGACATCGGCTGGTCGGACTGGGTGGTGGCGCCGGAGGCCTACACCATGCACTACTGCGACGGCTCCTGCCCCCACAACTACAAGCCGGCGGGCATGCACACGCAGGTCAAGTCCCGGCTCAGCCAGCTGACCAAAGGAGCCCTGCAGGGACCCTGCTGCGTCCCCGCCGCCTACGAGCCGCTGGTCCTCATGCACTACGACAGCAGGGGCCTGCTCACACTGACCCCCTTCCCCGACCTCATCGTCACCACGTGCCACTGCGCCTGA